One uncultured Carboxylicivirga sp. genomic window, GTGCCATCTTCTGCTAAATTATCACGACCTCTGCAACCAGGTGTTACTACAACATATCCGGCTGCAAGAGCTAACATTGATTTATCTGATGAGATGCCGGGTAGTTGTTTCGGTTTATCTTCCATGTCATCATCTACCTTATTTCGTACCGACATATATCCTCCCACTTTAATATTAAAAAAGATAGGTGCATTTGAAGCATCTATATCTTTCCCATTGATTGATACAGGCACCAATAAATCCAAACTCTGATAGTCTAGGTCAACGGGCTTGGCAACATATGGAATGTGAGAATACGATTTACAAATAACTTCGAGGTTGCCCTGCTTTGTGGCAATCTGAAAAGTTTCCAGTTTGTATTCATTTTCAGAAAATTGCAATACATCTTCATCATTCGAAAGAGAGCATTGAATTAAACTGAGAGAAAGGACAATGGCAGTAAGACATTTAATTATTATATTTTTCATCAGTGTGGAATTTTTATTTTTAGTCGATATATGGCTTAGTTTCCTATGAACTTTAGCCTTAAAGAATGTTAAAAGTAATTCCAACATTTAATATTATCCACATGGCAGTTAAAAAAAACCACCTCAGAATAGAAGTGGCTTTAGAAAAATATGGTTATCCAATAATTCTCCAGATGTTGTTATAGTTTGTTTTTTAACTTCGACTTACTATTTTAAGTATTAGCCAATAAAACAATCGGATTATTGCGGACACAATATAAAGTGTGCAACTAATAGTTATTACAAAGCCCAATGAAGTATACAATTCGCTCCATTGGGTTTGATATTTAATAATGGAGAAAATATTTAAGCTAAATGAAATGCCAAGGAGAAGTAACCAGATAATCAGTTCCCTGCGGATATCTTTGCTTTTTATTGTGATGTCTTTCATAATTCTACTGATTTGATTTATACCAAAATCCATGAATAATTTATCCAATCAGATATTTATCAGGACATGTAATTCGCTCTCCTGTTTCTATGGATTTCTCAGTCAATAGCGACCAGATACTTGTATAATAACCTTCTTTCGTCATCCATTCAGGGGATGATTTTTGCTGGATATAGTCTATAAAATGAACGATTTCTTCCCGGGTTCCATCTCCATCCTGACCTTTGTAAATCTCTTCACCATTATAGGTTACAGCTGTTTCCGCTGCCCAACTTGAACCTCCGATGGGTGCACTTTTAAATAGACCATTCTGAATGTCATTGATCAATTGGGCAATACCGGGTGCAGGTTCGGGTTTAATTGGGTCTTCCCGTAAAATATTATTTGACTCTAATTTCATAGTCGCATAATCACCAATTATATGTTCCTCACATCCTTCGGCTTTGTTTATCGTCATTGAGTCATAGATAAATTGGGTACCATCATCATATGAAAAAATGGCTGCCATATTATCGGGTACTTCCCTTCCATCTTTATAATATTGAATACTACCTGTAGCCATAACAGAGACAGGATATTTCTTCATTGCCCAATTCGCAACCTGTAACTGATGAGACATTAACTCTGTTAAAAGGCCGGCTGAATATTCTTTATAGAGTCTCCAATTAATCTTACGCTCCAGATCCGGAAGATTCGCTGGCACATCCCTTCTCCAATTATGATTTCTATGCCAATAGGCTTTCATCTGACCAATAACTCCAATTTCTCCATTGTGAATTCGCTGCAAAGCATTTATATACTGATTGCTATGAAGGCGTTGATGCCCGATCAACAGGATTGATCCGGAATTTATGTGAGCATCATACATCGCCTTTGTATCATCGAGGGTGCGTGCCATTGCTTTCTCACACAATACATGAATTCCTTTGTTCAGGCAATCGATCGTTATATGAGCATGTTGGTGCAAAGGAGTGGCAATGATTACACCGTCAACTGGGCTTTGGTTGATTAATTGGCTATAGTCAGTATACGTTTTAGGATTTATTTTATATCGTTTCGCTAAAGCAACTGCTTCATTTAAGCTTGGTCCATAATTATCACATACTGCAACAAGTTCATAATTAGGATTCACTTCTTGAGCCAAGAGAAGTTCCATAAGATATCTTCCTCGACTACCGGTACCGATAACAGCCAGACGCACTTTCTTATCGCTGGCTAAGGCCGCAAATGTTCTGCCAAAAGGAGAAGCAGCTAAAGCCAAACCGGCACCTGCTATAGCAGTTTTTTTTATAAAATCTCTTCTGTTTCCCTTCATGGATTTTTTCAATGATTAGGTTGTATTTATTAAGCTGAAATTGAGTTGTACAATACTTTCCTGACCTTAAAATTTTCGAGTATTTGAGAATGCTCTTTAATGGGTGCTGCAATTATAGCTGTTGATAACACTTCGGCACTTATAGGGTCATCAGTTACTACACAAACAGTCCTTTTTGATTGACATAATTCGCCTGTATTAGGATTCTTGATATGAGCCATTCCATTATGTAATCCACTAATGGAAATACAATCGTTTGTGAGTTGCAGTTCTTCATTAATTCCGTTCTGAGATTGAAATGAGAAAGGCCAATATTCTCCAAATGGATGCCTTCCAATTGTTAGTACTGAACTTTCGCCAAAACTAACCAATGCATTTTCGATCCCATATAATTTTAAGATGTTACGCACATGATCTAAGGCAATTCCTTTGCCAATTGCACCAAAATCCAGTTTGATGTTGTCATTCAAAAACCTGATTCCGGATGTATTATAATTTAGTTGTAAATCATTCCTCTCTGTAAGGTCTTCATTCATTCTACTTTGATAGCAAACATCGAAATATCCGTTTGTAAGATTTTTAAATTCAATACAACTTTCGATTACTTTAAATAATATGGAACTAACCTTTATTTCTTCTTTATGTGCATTTTGGTTTAAGTAGTATGTATCAGCCTGAGAATCAAAACGACTAAGAACTTTTTCCAGGTCAATTGTTTTTTTCTTGATCTCCTCAAAAACCTTACAATGCAGCGAATAGTCATTTCCCCAAAATACAACATCCATACGGGTATTCATCGACAAAAAGGTTTTATGGAAAAGATTGATATTCATTATGATATAATAAAAAGTTAAAGGCCTATCTCACTTGGTTGTAAGATAGGTCTATGTGTTTTTAAGTTTATATTTTGGGTTCCCAGCCCTTTTCATATTCACGTTTCCAGAGTTTAGCAGCTGCTTTGTTTCCAACAACTTTACCTGTAGCAGGATCAATTTTTATACTTTCTCCAACTTCTTGTGCAATATTACCTAAATGGCATAGCTGAGTTGAAATCCCTGCAGAAGCGATAGGCGATTGTAGTTGCTCATTGATCCGTATGGCATTGGTGAAATTCTGAATATGTTTTACTGTCAAACCATCGAATCCTGATAAATCAGCCGTGTTATTTGAAGTACCTTTATGTTGTTCGTTTACAGTTTTAATTTCTCTTCCTCCAAGATCATATAAAGTATATTTTTCACGATTCAAATGCATTGAACCTTTGGTTCCGTA contains:
- a CDS encoding Gfo/Idh/MocA family oxidoreductase, producing MKGNRRDFIKKTAIAGAGLALAASPFGRTFAALASDKKVRLAVIGTGSRGRYLMELLLAQEVNPNYELVAVCDNYGPSLNEAVALAKRYKINPKTYTDYSQLINQSPVDGVIIATPLHQHAHITIDCLNKGIHVLCEKAMARTLDDTKAMYDAHINSGSILLIGHQRLHSNQYINALQRIHNGEIGVIGQMKAYWHRNHNWRRDVPANLPDLERKINWRLYKEYSAGLLTELMSHQLQVANWAMKKYPVSVMATGSIQYYKDGREVPDNMAAIFSYDDGTQFIYDSMTINKAEGCEEHIIGDYATMKLESNNILREDPIKPEPAPGIAQLINDIQNGLFKSAPIGGSSWAAETAVTYNGEEIYKGQDGDGTREEIVHFIDYIQQKSSPEWMTKEGYYTSIWSLLTEKSIETGERITCPDKYLIG
- a CDS encoding FAD:protein FMN transferase; the protein is MNINLFHKTFLSMNTRMDVVFWGNDYSLHCKVFEEIKKKTIDLEKVLSRFDSQADTYYLNQNAHKEEIKVSSILFKVIESCIEFKNLTNGYFDVCYQSRMNEDLTERNDLQLNYNTSGIRFLNDNIKLDFGAIGKGIALDHVRNILKLYGIENALVSFGESSVLTIGRHPFGEYWPFSFQSQNGINEELQLTNDCISISGLHNGMAHIKNPNTGELCQSKRTVCVVTDDPISAEVLSTAIIAAPIKEHSQILENFKVRKVLYNSISA